The Euphorbia lathyris chromosome 8, ddEupLath1.1, whole genome shotgun sequence genome has a window encoding:
- the LOC136203713 gene encoding uncharacterized protein produces MIARDIEKMVAVGLVWGATNALIRRGALIWDQRSSKISSSSSSSPPNLRQRLISSVKDLLALLLFWQYSVPFLLNLSASATFFALLSDAPISLAVPVTNATTFAATAVFGMLLGENTRIGFALLGTGFIVAGIWLCIS; encoded by the coding sequence ATGATAGCAAGAGATATAGAGAAGATGGTAGCAGTAGGCCTAGTCTGGGGTGCCACCAACGCCTTGATTCGGCGTGGGGCCCTGATCTGGGACCAGAGATCCAGCAAAAtttcctcatcttcctcatccAGCCCACCGAATCTCCGCCAGAGATTAATTTCTTCGGTTAAGGACTTGCTTGCTCTTCTCTTATTTTGGCAATATTCTGTTCCGTTCTTGCTCAATCTCTCAGCCTCTGCTACTTTCTTTGCTCTTCTAAGCGATGCGCCGATATCTCTTGCTGTTCCCGTCACCAATGCGACAACATTCGCTGCTACTGCTGTGTTCGGGATGCTTTTAGGAGAAAATACCAGGATCGGATTCGCCTTGTTGGGTACGGGCTTTATTGTGGCTGGTATTTGGCTTTGTATTTCGTAA